A genome region from Bradyrhizobium commune includes the following:
- a CDS encoding TRAP transporter substrate-binding protein has protein sequence MIARSMPRFLHALAAMAALLFVTGASAQEVKHYRFAYDQPRNTGYSIAGDLFADKLKELSKGTMIIDQYPGAQLGQEPQVLQLVKAGDIEFAIISSANTATISPQAGVMSLHFLFRDENHVIKGLADPRVFEALKTMIDETTQGLHVIATGSQGVRHMYSKKEIHNVADIKGLKIRVQATATEDTMFPAYGAQTVHMPFGSVYTSLQTGVVDVAENSINVYLVNKHYEVAPVLNITEHEANNALVFVSDKLWQSLSAEQKGWVQTAANEISAKEPAKAFDLERAAAEKLKKMGVKIVDNVDKKSFTTIADPYLDKLAKELGPHAEKIKNLIRSIN, from the coding sequence ATGATTGCGCGATCCATGCCAAGATTCTTACATGCGCTGGCGGCAATGGCCGCACTTCTCTTCGTCACGGGCGCGTCGGCACAGGAGGTGAAGCATTATCGCTTCGCCTACGACCAGCCCCGCAACACCGGCTATTCGATCGCCGGCGACCTCTTTGCCGACAAGCTCAAGGAATTGAGCAAGGGCACCATGATCATCGATCAGTATCCCGGCGCGCAGCTTGGGCAGGAGCCGCAAGTCCTCCAGCTCGTGAAGGCGGGCGATATCGAGTTCGCGATCATCTCCTCAGCCAACACCGCGACGATCTCGCCGCAGGCCGGCGTGATGTCGCTGCATTTCCTGTTCCGCGACGAGAACCACGTGATCAAGGGGCTCGCCGACCCCCGCGTGTTCGAAGCGCTCAAGACCATGATCGACGAGACCACGCAGGGCCTGCACGTGATCGCGACGGGATCACAGGGCGTGCGCCACATGTACTCCAAGAAGGAGATCCACAATGTGGCTGATATCAAGGGCCTGAAGATTCGCGTGCAGGCCACCGCGACCGAGGACACCATGTTCCCGGCCTATGGCGCCCAGACCGTGCACATGCCGTTCGGCAGCGTCTATACGAGCTTGCAGACCGGCGTCGTCGACGTCGCCGAGAACAGCATCAACGTCTACCTCGTCAACAAGCATTACGAGGTCGCGCCGGTGCTGAACATCACCGAGCACGAGGCCAACAATGCGCTGGTGTTCGTCTCCGACAAGCTGTGGCAGAGCCTGTCGGCCGAGCAGAAGGGCTGGGTGCAGACCGCGGCCAACGAGATCAGCGCGAAGGAGCCGGCAAAGGCGTTCGATCTCGAACGCGCGGCGGCGGAGAAGCTGAAGAAGATGGGCGTGAAGATCGTCGACAACGTCGACAAGAAGAGTTTTACGACGATCGCCGATCCCTATCTCGACAAGCTCGCCAAGGAGCTCGGCCCGCACGCCGAGAAGATCAAGAACCTGATCCGGTCGATCAATTAA
- a CDS encoding IlvD/Edd family dehydratase, translating to MTSGLRKGLTSYGDAGFSLFLRKAFIKAMGYSDDALERPIVGITNTYSDYNPCHGNVPQIIEAAKRGVMLSGAMPFVFPTISIAESFAHPTSMYLRNLMAMDTEEMIRAQPMDSVIVIGGCDKTLPAQVMAAISADLPTVVIPVGPMVVGHHKGEVLGACTDCRRLWGKYRAGDIDDVEIEAVNGRLAPSVGTCMVMGTASTMACMIEAMGLSLPMSATIPAPHAERFRLAEASGRVAAEMAKTKGPKPSEVLTPASFKNAQVVLQSIGGSTNGLIHLTAMAHRSPHRLDLEVFDQIGREVPVLVDLKPSGEHYMEHFHHAGGVPKLLAQLGDLVDLDAKTITGQTLREIAANAEDVPGQDAIRPRSNPIKKEGGLAVLHGNLAPRGAVIKQSAASPKLLQHTGRAVVFESVEDMTLRVDDPDLDVTADDVLVLRNAGPKGAPGMPEAGYLPIPKKLARAGTKDMVRISDARMSGTAFGTIVLHITPESAVGGPLALVKNGDRIQLDVAKRSIELLVDAAELERRRAALKPAAATDEAKRGYAWLFDKTILQADEGCDFDFMQRTGPKTEKG from the coding sequence ATGACGAGTGGTTTGCGCAAGGGTCTGACGAGCTATGGCGATGCCGGCTTCTCGCTGTTCCTGCGCAAGGCGTTCATCAAGGCCATGGGCTATTCCGACGACGCGCTGGAGCGCCCGATCGTCGGCATCACCAACACCTATAGCGACTACAATCCCTGCCACGGCAACGTGCCGCAGATCATCGAGGCCGCCAAGCGCGGCGTGATGCTGTCGGGCGCGATGCCGTTCGTGTTCCCGACCATCTCGATCGCCGAAAGCTTTGCGCATCCGACCTCGATGTATCTGCGCAATCTGATGGCGATGGACACCGAGGAGATGATCCGGGCCCAGCCGATGGATTCGGTCATCGTGATCGGCGGCTGCGACAAGACCCTTCCCGCACAAGTCATGGCCGCGATCAGCGCCGACCTGCCGACAGTGGTCATTCCGGTGGGCCCGATGGTGGTCGGCCATCACAAGGGCGAGGTGCTGGGGGCCTGCACCGATTGTCGCAGGCTGTGGGGCAAATATCGCGCCGGCGACATCGACGACGTTGAGATTGAGGCGGTGAACGGCCGCCTCGCGCCATCCGTCGGGACCTGCATGGTGATGGGCACGGCCTCGACCATGGCCTGCATGATCGAAGCCATGGGCCTGTCGCTGCCGATGAGCGCGACAATTCCCGCGCCGCATGCCGAACGTTTCCGGCTTGCGGAGGCGAGCGGCCGGGTTGCGGCCGAGATGGCCAAGACCAAGGGGCCGAAGCCGAGCGAGGTGTTGACACCGGCGTCTTTCAAGAATGCGCAGGTCGTGCTGCAATCGATCGGCGGCTCGACCAACGGCCTGATCCATCTCACCGCGATGGCGCATCGCTCGCCGCACCGGCTCGATCTCGAAGTGTTCGACCAGATCGGCCGCGAGGTGCCGGTGCTGGTCGATCTCAAGCCGTCCGGCGAGCATTACATGGAGCATTTCCATCACGCCGGCGGTGTGCCGAAATTGCTGGCGCAGCTCGGCGATCTCGTCGATCTCGATGCGAAGACGATCACCGGCCAGACCCTGCGCGAGATCGCGGCGAACGCGGAAGACGTGCCCGGCCAGGACGCGATCCGTCCGCGCAGCAATCCGATCAAGAAGGAAGGCGGTCTCGCCGTCCTCCACGGCAATCTCGCGCCGCGCGGCGCGGTCATCAAGCAGTCGGCCGCGAGCCCGAAGCTGTTGCAACATACCGGGCGCGCGGTTGTGTTCGAATCCGTCGAGGATATGACGCTGCGCGTCGACGATCCCGATCTCGACGTCACCGCCGATGACGTGCTGGTGCTGCGCAATGCCGGCCCCAAGGGCGCGCCCGGAATGCCGGAGGCTGGCTATCTGCCGATCCCGAAGAAGCTCGCGCGTGCCGGCACCAAGGACATGGTGCGCATTTCGGATGCGCGCATGAGCGGCACCGCGTTCGGCACCATCGTGCTGCACATCACGCCGGAATCCGCCGTCGGTGGGCCGCTGGCGCTGGTGAAGAACGGCGACAGGATTCAGCTGGATGTTGCCAAGCGCAGCATCGAGCTCCTGGTCGACGCGGCCGAGCTGGAGCGCCGTCGTGCGGCCCTGAAGCCGGCAGCTGCGACCGATGAGGCCAAGCGAGGCTACGCCTGGCTGTTCGACAAGACCATCTTGCAGGCCGACGAGGGCTGCGACTTCGATTTCATGCAGAGGACTGGACCAAAGACTGAGAAGGGGTGA
- a CDS encoding GntR family transcriptional regulator — translation MSDIRTADAMPLRRDDPDDVVARLEEDIIFGRLAPGARLTEDALMSRYGTSRHFVRQALVDAERRGIVRREKNVGATVRFYSAEEVRQIYEVREMLTRQAALMIPLPAPQALIDELTALQRDYCAKADIRDLRGIHEANDAFHVALFSACGNPYLVRSLQDYMSLTLPMRAKNLADRDGLAQSRRQHELMIELLRGRDSWALAQLCVDHMQFSKSDYLARIAGETER, via the coding sequence ATGTCCGACATTCGCACCGCAGACGCCATGCCGCTCCGGCGCGACGATCCGGACGACGTGGTCGCGCGGCTGGAGGAGGACATCATCTTCGGTCGTCTCGCCCCGGGCGCGCGGCTGACCGAGGACGCGCTGATGTCGCGCTACGGCACCTCGCGGCATTTCGTGCGCCAGGCCTTGGTGGATGCCGAGCGCCGCGGCATCGTCCGCCGCGAAAAAAATGTCGGCGCGACCGTGCGGTTCTATTCCGCCGAGGAGGTCCGGCAGATCTACGAAGTGCGGGAGATGCTGACGCGGCAGGCCGCGCTGATGATCCCCCTGCCTGCGCCGCAAGCCCTGATCGACGAGCTGACCGCCCTGCAACGAGACTATTGCGCGAAGGCCGACATCCGCGACCTGCGCGGCATCCACGAGGCCAACGACGCCTTCCACGTCGCGCTGTTTTCGGCTTGCGGCAATCCCTATCTGGTGCGCTCGCTCCAGGACTATATGAGCCTGACCCTGCCGATGCGCGCCAAGAACCTCGCCGACCGCGACGGGCTGGCGCAGTCGCGGCGGCAACACGAGCTGATGATCGAGCTGTTGAGGGGCCGCGACAGCTGGGCGCTGGCGCAGCTGTGCGTCGATCACATGCAGTTCAGCAAGTCGGATTATCTGGCAAGGATTGCTGGTGAGACTGAGCGCTAG
- a CDS encoding universal stress protein: MYANILLSTDGSDVARKGLEHGIALAKALNAKVTVITVTEALPIDYGGGHDSGWIPSQQEVDSFDAASRERAGKVLDQAKAIAEQVGVSPELLHVPNAHPATAIIETAKSRGCDLIVMASHGRRGLRKLFLGSQTSEVLVDGSVPVLVVHQRTSS, encoded by the coding sequence ATGTATGCCAATATTCTCTTGAGCACGGACGGATCGGACGTCGCGAGAAAAGGCCTTGAGCACGGGATCGCCTTGGCAAAGGCCCTGAACGCCAAAGTGACAGTCATCACCGTGACGGAGGCGCTGCCGATCGATTATGGGGGCGGGCACGATTCGGGGTGGATTCCCTCGCAGCAGGAGGTCGACAGCTTTGACGCCGCCTCCAGGGAACGTGCGGGCAAAGTGCTCGATCAAGCCAAAGCGATCGCGGAGCAGGTCGGGGTATCTCCAGAGCTCCTTCATGTTCCGAACGCTCACCCGGCCACCGCAATTATTGAAACTGCAAAGTCCAGGGGCTGCGATTTAATCGTGATGGCCTCTCATGGGCGTCGCGGCCTCAGGAAGCTGTTTCTGGGGAGCCAAACGTCGGAAGTTTTGGTGGACGGAAGCGTGCCGGTGCTGGTCGTGCATCAGCGGACTAGCTCGTAG